The Methanomethylovorans hollandica DSM 15978 genome includes a region encoding these proteins:
- a CDS encoding alpha-amylase/alpha-mannosidase, whose product MESVCVCVDLHLPYHLKWYWSAEGYRRPEITTYFDQERVFTDFQRMAADIGRTNRVLERSIDNGAAYTLNLSGTFLDQCSWDPGVLDSFRDLADTGNVAFAASTYYHSLSALYPDLTDFKEQVWMHMEKISELFGIVPSTFVNPELLISGNIGGLLKKLGLKCMIAEGAKNLLREDVPNNVYSDDIPTLLRHIDLSEDVSRRFSDRSWDGSPLIADKFASWVEHIEGDVVTLYLDYGTIPWNESKAGGMFQFLTDLPLSLEEKGISMIKPEDAVKRFDKVKLNTLKTESAARYGMDGMLGNHAQHFYLKELEIIAQELKERAKALDNAHLKHIFGYLQQSDIFLDMNTANITGYERSVNNLSILSDFRRAVWEGSV is encoded by the coding sequence ATGGAATCGGTTTGTGTGTGCGTGGACTTGCATCTGCCTTATCATTTGAAATGGTACTGGTCTGCTGAAGGTTATCGTAGGCCTGAGATAACTACTTATTTTGACCAGGAACGGGTCTTCACTGATTTTCAGCGTATGGCAGCCGACATTGGCAGAACTAACAGGGTACTGGAAAGATCTATTGACAATGGAGCTGCCTACACCCTGAACCTTTCAGGGACATTTTTGGACCAGTGTTCCTGGGATCCGGGAGTACTGGATTCGTTCAGAGATTTGGCCGACACCGGAAATGTAGCATTTGCGGCATCCACATATTATCATTCATTGAGTGCTCTTTATCCTGACCTCACAGATTTTAAGGAGCAGGTATGGATGCACATGGAAAAGATATCGGAGCTGTTTGGCATCGTGCCCTCAACTTTTGTAAACCCGGAGTTGCTGATATCAGGAAACATTGGAGGGTTGCTCAAAAAGCTGGGTTTGAAATGCATGATCGCAGAAGGAGCCAAAAATCTGCTCCGCGAAGATGTGCCTAATAACGTATATTCTGATGACATTCCCACGCTTCTGAGGCATATAGACCTTAGCGAAGATGTCAGCAGGCGCTTCTCTGACAGGTCATGGGATGGATCTCCACTGATAGCCGATAAGTTCGCTTCATGGGTAGAGCACATTGAAGGTGATGTTGTTACCCTCTACCTGGACTATGGTACCATTCCCTGGAACGAAAGCAAAGCAGGAGGAATGTTCCAATTCCTGACAGATCTGCCGCTAAGCCTGGAAGAAAAAGGTATCAGTATGATCAAACCCGAAGATGCCGTAAAAAGGTTTGACAAAGTAAAGCTGAACACGCTGAAAACCGAGTCTGCAGCTCGTTACGGAATGGATGGCATGCTTGGGAATCATGCACAACATTTCTACCTGAAGGAACTTGAGATCATAGCGCAAGAACTAAAAGAACGTGCCAAAGCTTTAGATAATGCACATTTGAAACATATTTTTGGATATCTCCAGCAAAGTGATATTTTTCTGGATATGAACACAGCCAATATTACCGGATATGAGAGATCTGTGAACAATCTATCTATATTATCTGATTTCAGAAGGGCTGTATGGGAGGGAAGTGTATGA